One Leptospiraceae bacterium genomic window carries:
- a CDS encoding glycosyltransferase: protein MLIIITVLFISIYAIDIFVLFLFSLHTLLMVNLYRKNKAYCESDPSLAFKVTDPNLPFVTVQLPIYNEFYVVDRLIDAAVRLEYPADRIEIQVLDDSTDETVEKARRIVNQYKAQGINISHLHRTNRAGHKAGALEAGFAKAKGEFVAIFDADFVPEPSFLLKTVPYFKDKEVGMVQARWGHINQDYNLLTKAQSYGIDGHFMIEQVARNASNLWMNFNGTAGIWRKACVVDAGGWEHDTLTEDFDLSYRAELKGWKFRYFKDIVCKAEIPAMISAYKSQQFRWCKGSIQTAVKLLPRIWNAELPWRIKSEAIIHLINYSVHPLMVINILFTAPLLLMEFWSGFNLFDLPVVILYGTAAFLSIGSIGPIIFYMYSQKEIYPDWKSRIFFLPVMIMIGTGVAIVNTRAWLEALLGIQSSFKRTPKMRLENNTDNMKERLKYFVPFDSLTILEFLMGVYCLFCVYISIMVEKPFIIGFMFIYSLGFFFVSINSIKEALWSAKPEMEEKPAVSIEIA, encoded by the coding sequence ATGCTAATAATTATAACTGTTCTTTTCATTTCCATTTACGCGATAGACATATTTGTTCTATTTCTATTTAGCCTCCATACCTTGCTTATGGTAAATCTCTACCGTAAGAACAAGGCTTACTGTGAATCTGATCCTAGCCTAGCTTTTAAAGTTACAGATCCGAATCTACCTTTCGTTACTGTTCAATTGCCCATTTACAATGAGTTTTACGTTGTAGATCGCTTGATTGATGCTGCCGTTCGCCTTGAATATCCTGCTGATCGCATTGAAATTCAAGTTCTAGACGACTCTACAGACGAAACAGTCGAAAAGGCTCGTCGCATTGTAAACCAATACAAAGCGCAAGGAATTAATATTTCTCATTTGCATAGAACCAACCGTGCCGGACACAAAGCTGGTGCGTTAGAAGCTGGTTTTGCAAAAGCAAAGGGTGAATTCGTAGCTATCTTTGATGCTGACTTTGTTCCTGAGCCTTCTTTCTTATTAAAAACAGTTCCTTATTTTAAAGACAAAGAAGTTGGTATGGTGCAAGCTCGTTGGGGTCATATCAACCAAGACTATAACTTACTTACAAAAGCACAAAGCTATGGGATCGACGGTCACTTCATGATCGAACAAGTAGCTCGTAATGCTAGCAACCTTTGGATGAACTTCAATGGAACGGCTGGTATCTGGAGAAAGGCTTGTGTCGTTGATGCTGGTGGTTGGGAGCATGATACTTTGACTGAAGACTTTGATCTTTCTTACCGTGCTGAGTTAAAAGGTTGGAAATTCCGTTATTTTAAAGACATCGTTTGTAAGGCTGAGATTCCTGCTATGATTTCTGCTTATAAATCCCAACAATTCAGATGGTGTAAGGGAAGTATCCAAACTGCTGTTAAGCTTTTACCTAGAATTTGGAATGCTGAATTGCCTTGGAGAATTAAATCCGAAGCGATTATTCATCTAATCAATTATTCCGTGCATCCACTTATGGTAATCAATATTCTATTTACTGCTCCTCTTCTTCTCATGGAATTTTGGTCTGGATTCAACTTGTTTGATTTGCCAGTCGTGATTCTTTATGGAACAGCTGCGTTTTTATCTATTGGGTCAATCGGTCCGATTATATTTTACATGTATTCGCAAAAAGAAATCTATCCAGATTGGAAGTCTAGAATCTTCTTTCTGCCTGTGATGATTATGATTGGAACTGGTGTTGCCATTGTAAATACCCGCGCTTGGTTAGAGGCACTTTTAGGAATTCAGTCTAGCTTTAAACGAACACCTAAGATGAGATTAGAAAACAACACTGATAATATGAAAGAAAGACTTAAATACTTTGTTCCATTTGACTCTTTGACCATTCTTGAATTCTTAATGGGCGTTTATTGTCTATTCTGTGTGTATATTTCTATCATGGTAGAGAAGCCGTTTATCATTGGATTCATGTTCATCTACTCTCTAGGCTTTTTCTTTGTGTCAATCAACTCAATCAAAGAAGCTCTTTGGAGCGCAAAACCAGAAATGGAAGAGAAGCCAGCAGTCAGCATCGAAATTGCTTGA